In one Pseudomonas sp. Bout1 genomic region, the following are encoded:
- a CDS encoding DUF1654 domain-containing protein, whose product MNQAPYPTPKPRNSYELVGRRLQGLIASPRVQRIQLVEVSRRDDESPEAWRQVIQDIGDTVGVRIEHLGDGAVRIGWREYCDS is encoded by the coding sequence ATGAACCAGGCACCCTACCCCACACCCAAACCGAGAAACTCCTACGAGCTTGTGGGCCGCCGCCTGCAAGGTTTAATCGCCTCTCCCCGGGTCCAAAGGATTCAGTTGGTCGAGGTTTCCAGACGCGACGATGAAAGCCCCGAAGCCTGGCGCCAGGTCATCCAGGATATCGGCGACACCGTCGGAGTAAGGATCGAGCATCTGGGTGACGGCGCCGTCAGGATCGGCTGGCGCGAGTACTGCGACTCATAA
- a CDS encoding VOC family protein produces MFSHVTVGTNDLDKASTFYDALLIPLGLCRRPVTPDGGPPSACWIKPDSVLPRFYVYSPYDRNEAGAGNGSMVAFTAPSPNAVDSAYAAGLLAGGSDEGEPGQRPHYGDGYYGAYLRDPDGNKVHIAHRGDLDLAE; encoded by the coding sequence ATGTTCAGTCACGTAACCGTTGGGACAAACGATCTTGATAAGGCATCTACCTTCTATGACGCGCTGCTGATCCCCCTGGGGCTCTGTCGCAGGCCTGTAACGCCTGATGGCGGACCACCTTCGGCATGCTGGATTAAGCCAGATAGCGTTCTCCCTCGTTTTTATGTGTACAGCCCCTATGACCGCAATGAAGCCGGAGCAGGGAATGGCAGCATGGTGGCTTTCACCGCACCATCTCCTAATGCGGTAGACAGCGCCTATGCAGCTGGGCTTCTTGCGGGCGGATCTGATGAAGGTGAACCTGGCCAACGTCCCCACTACGGTGACGGTTACTACGGTGCGTACCTACGTGATCCAGATGGCAACAAGGTGCATATCGCGCATCGTGGAGATTTGGACTTGGCGGAGTAG
- a CDS encoding DUF3037 domain-containing protein, with protein MKHICNYSILRFLPYPETGEFVNIGVVLLANNGEFHYKIEPTRKRVTQFFKTLDHKVYIRARDEVQDEFKRLADFFYGHRGELSLLASTFKHLIHARETMMRFSNPGSIATDNISAVVQELYDHYVNHSFANKEYQERVLERQLGNLLAVSNLKQRYKEQRLGTKEYEVRFPFVVLDDGDAAQAIKPLYLGQSEPSRILDHGDAWVAKVKRLSKADHLAKDTLFIVAPPEGGNSKLQSAFGEVVEALTEFDGVRVVSNRETNAEIVQEIKRGLPTTMH; from the coding sequence ATGAAACATATTTGTAATTACTCGATATTGAGATTCCTCCCTTACCCTGAAACGGGCGAGTTCGTGAACATTGGCGTTGTCTTGTTAGCGAACAATGGCGAGTTTCATTATAAAATTGAGCCAACCCGTAAGCGTGTGACTCAATTTTTCAAGACCTTGGACCACAAGGTATACATCAGAGCTCGTGACGAAGTTCAGGATGAGTTCAAGAGGCTTGCCGACTTTTTTTACGGGCATCGTGGTGAGCTCTCGTTACTCGCAAGCACCTTCAAGCACCTAATCCACGCTCGTGAAACGATGATGCGATTCAGTAATCCTGGATCTATCGCGACCGACAATATTTCTGCGGTTGTTCAAGAGCTGTATGACCACTATGTCAATCACAGCTTCGCGAACAAGGAGTATCAGGAACGGGTTCTCGAGCGACAGCTTGGAAATCTTCTCGCGGTATCGAATCTGAAACAGAGGTATAAAGAACAGCGTCTAGGGACAAAGGAGTACGAGGTACGTTTCCCCTTTGTTGTATTGGATGACGGTGATGCAGCCCAGGCAATCAAACCCCTTTATTTAGGTCAGAGCGAGCCGTCTCGAATCCTGGATCATGGCGATGCTTGGGTGGCTAAAGTGAAAAGGCTCAGTAAGGCCGACCACCTAGCAAAGGATACTTTGTTTATCGTTGCCCCACCCGAAGGTGGCAACTCGAAATTGCAGAGTGCTTTCGGTGAGGTTGTTGAGGCATTAACCGAGTTCGATGGGGTTAGGGTCGTCAGCAATCGCGAAACGAATGCCGAAATCGTCCAAGAAATTAAGCGCGGCTTACCTACAACAATGCATTGA
- a CDS encoding HipA family kinase, with amino-acid sequence MPGRVTAKEIIRQSSQGISVQPFLVRADDDQTYFVKGLSRALGAGLMSEALAAELGAHLGLPIPPWRIIDIPPELIDFSVMDNVRDLEGGPAFGSLQVENASDLLWAKVADIPAELKKRVLLFDWWIGNGDRGLGPLGGNVNLVLDQSGGLAVIDHNVAFDSSLTGEEFRMYHVFRDQLSTQTGELLARLEYLPMLDAAMADWGRITSLLPEEWIRRDSGHGDENEPTLEQRLQQLERFKEEQFWGQL; translated from the coding sequence ATGCCGGGACGTGTCACAGCAAAGGAAATCATAAGGCAAAGCAGTCAGGGCATTTCGGTTCAGCCTTTTCTTGTTAGAGCAGACGATGACCAAACCTACTTCGTGAAGGGCCTATCCAGAGCGCTTGGGGCCGGTCTGATGTCCGAAGCGCTAGCTGCCGAATTAGGCGCACACCTTGGACTACCAATTCCCCCATGGAGAATCATCGATATCCCTCCGGAATTGATTGACTTCAGCGTTATGGATAACGTTCGAGATCTTGAAGGGGGTCCTGCATTCGGATCCCTACAGGTTGAAAACGCTTCGGACTTGCTCTGGGCGAAGGTCGCCGACATTCCAGCGGAATTAAAGAAGCGAGTGTTGCTCTTCGATTGGTGGATCGGAAATGGCGATCGCGGTCTTGGCCCCCTAGGTGGTAATGTGAATCTAGTTCTCGATCAATCCGGGGGCTTGGCGGTCATAGATCACAACGTAGCATTTGATAGCAGCCTCACAGGCGAGGAATTTAGGATGTACCACGTATTCCGTGACCAGCTAAGCACCCAGACCGGGGAGCTGCTCGCTCGTCTGGAATATTTGCCTATGCTTGACGCGGCTATGGCCGACTGGGGTAGGATCACGTCCCTTTTGCCAGAAGAATGGATAAGGCGTGACTCGGGTCATGGCGATGAAAACGAGCCGACCCTCGAGCAGAGGCTTCAACAACTGGAAAGGTTCAAGGAAGAGCAGTTCTGGGGGCAGCTATGA
- a CDS encoding XRE family transcriptional regulator: protein MEFKDRLKTARRHAKLNQGELAAKAGITQTSISDLERGKSKATAHVVKIADACGVSAKWLSDEIGPMLAPGLTSGSGESNISPAAQPTKSFRYPVVSWVAAGAWAEAVEPYPAGISDTYEFSEYDAKGPAFWLTVKGDSMTAPAGQSITEGTLILVDTEAEVAPGKLVVAKLPDSNEATFKKLVSDGGRLFLKPLNPSYPIEAVDENCRIVGVVVQALQKFY, encoded by the coding sequence ATGGAATTCAAAGATCGTTTAAAGACGGCGCGCCGGCACGCCAAGCTCAACCAGGGCGAATTGGCCGCTAAAGCTGGCATCACGCAGACGTCGATTTCTGACCTTGAGCGTGGAAAATCGAAAGCCACCGCGCACGTCGTGAAGATCGCCGACGCATGCGGGGTGAGCGCCAAATGGCTTTCCGATGAGATCGGGCCAATGCTGGCTCCTGGGTTAACGTCCGGCTCTGGTGAATCGAACATCTCCCCCGCCGCACAGCCCACCAAATCGTTCCGCTATCCGGTTGTGAGCTGGGTTGCCGCCGGCGCCTGGGCGGAAGCAGTGGAGCCCTACCCGGCCGGAATCTCGGACACCTACGAGTTTTCGGAGTACGACGCCAAAGGCCCAGCGTTCTGGCTAACTGTTAAAGGTGACTCGATGACGGCCCCCGCCGGCCAGAGCATCACCGAAGGCACGTTGATCCTGGTAGACACTGAAGCTGAGGTTGCACCGGGTAAGCTGGTCGTGGCCAAGCTTCCGGACAGCAACGAAGCCACATTCAAGAAGCTGGTGAGCGACGGCGGCCGGCTGTTCCTGAAGCCGCTGAACCCGAGCTACCCCATCGAGGCCGTCGACGAGAACTGCCGGATCGTGGGCGTGGTTGTGCAGGCGCTGCAGAAGTTTTATTGA
- a CDS encoding YdaS family helix-turn-helix protein, which yields MNSIYKDLVAFFGTQEVTAEKLKVDQSTVSGWVREKHGMSPVVAKRAEALTGGAFKKESLCPSFPWAEMAA from the coding sequence ATGAACAGTATTTATAAGGACCTCGTTGCCTTCTTCGGCACTCAGGAGGTCACGGCTGAAAAGCTCAAGGTTGATCAAAGCACCGTTTCCGGTTGGGTTCGCGAGAAGCACGGCATGTCTCCAGTGGTTGCCAAGCGAGCGGAGGCGTTGACCGGAGGTGCTTTCAAAAAAGAATCCCTTTGTCCGTCGTTTCCATGGGCCGAGATGGCTGCCTAA
- a CDS encoding replication protein, producing MPNIVPIHNPRGFTRMDNQMMDGLMAIDLSAREMKIVLYVAKATLNFSTGAHRIPAVDIAKATHIHPDTVSKAISGLLRRRVLYREGGARGDIGVCDPKEWIFVVEPKQTISSDSAQVVRIGSAAKQTKTDDSLLYTKKEPLLTLSSKEINPPQEPTEPPKPDRKVPFGMTQLLADNPHNVPEQLLADWLTQRKAKRAAVTATVWSTVNTELAKCTEAGITADDAITEALNSGWQGFKASWVIKRLAESAPAPTPQSRHTGFAERNYTDGLIQREDGSYAI from the coding sequence ATGCCAAACATTGTTCCGATACACAACCCTCGGGGGTTCACCCGAATGGACAACCAGATGATGGATGGCTTGATGGCCATCGATTTGTCGGCGCGCGAAATGAAGATCGTTCTGTACGTGGCAAAGGCCACCTTGAACTTCAGCACGGGCGCCCATCGCATCCCGGCGGTCGATATCGCCAAGGCAACCCACATCCACCCTGACACGGTGTCGAAGGCTATTTCCGGCCTGCTGCGCCGTCGCGTGCTGTACCGAGAGGGTGGTGCACGCGGTGACATCGGCGTTTGCGACCCCAAAGAGTGGATCTTCGTAGTAGAGCCGAAACAGACTATATCGTCTGATTCGGCTCAAGTGGTCCGAATCGGCTCGGCCGCGAAACAGACCAAAACCGACGACTCCCTTCTTTATACAAAGAAAGAACCCCTATTAACTCTTTCTTCGAAAGAGATTAATCCGCCCCAAGAGCCAACCGAACCGCCGAAGCCTGACCGCAAGGTACCGTTCGGCATGACTCAGTTGCTGGCCGACAACCCGCACAACGTCCCTGAGCAACTGCTCGCTGACTGGCTGACCCAGCGGAAGGCCAAGCGCGCCGCCGTGACCGCCACCGTCTGGTCAACCGTGAACACCGAACTGGCCAAGTGCACCGAGGCCGGGATCACTGCCGACGACGCAATCACCGAAGCGCTGAATTCGGGATGGCAGGGTTTCAAGGCATCGTGGGTGATCAAGCGTTTGGCTGAATCCGCACCGGCACCTACCCCTCAGTCGCGCCACACCGGCTTTGCCGAACGGAACTACACCGATGGCCTGATCCAGCGGGAGGACGGTTCCTATGCGATCTGA
- a CDS encoding ATP-binding protein: MRSEPAQQTPELPPGTRIQPAECETHGHYDQKIFPVLGKELKSGCPKCGRIIREKAEAAELANRAMELRMAMERKLGAALIPKRFASKTLDGYVAATTEQRKALNTCRRYAAEFAQIAETGRCLLLLGKPGTGKTHLSVAIANEIMDKSSATAVYRTIGAVLQAIRATYDHSSDQSESQILSSLISPSLLILDEIGVSKEKPSDFELTTLFAIINGRYEELRPTVIVSNLDGQSLPTAIGERCIDRLREGGVIVIPFEWESQRGKEGF; this comes from the coding sequence ATGCGATCTGAGCCTGCCCAGCAAACCCCTGAACTGCCGCCAGGTACCCGCATCCAGCCCGCCGAGTGCGAGACCCACGGGCACTACGACCAGAAGATTTTTCCGGTGCTGGGCAAGGAGCTGAAAAGCGGTTGCCCTAAGTGCGGCCGGATCATCCGCGAAAAGGCCGAAGCTGCAGAACTGGCCAACAGGGCGATGGAGCTCCGTATGGCCATGGAACGCAAGCTTGGCGCCGCGCTGATCCCCAAGCGCTTCGCCAGCAAGACCCTGGACGGCTACGTCGCCGCCACCACGGAACAGCGAAAGGCGCTGAACACCTGCCGCCGGTATGCCGCTGAGTTCGCGCAGATCGCCGAGACTGGCCGCTGCCTGTTGCTGCTGGGAAAACCCGGCACCGGCAAGACGCATCTGTCCGTGGCGATCGCGAACGAGATCATGGACAAGTCATCTGCGACGGCGGTGTACCGCACCATCGGCGCTGTGCTGCAGGCCATACGCGCCACCTACGACCACTCCAGCGACCAGAGCGAAAGCCAGATCCTATCGAGCCTGATCAGCCCCTCGCTGCTCATCCTGGATGAGATCGGCGTCAGCAAGGAGAAGCCCAGTGACTTCGAGCTGACCACCCTGTTCGCAATCATCAATGGCCGCTACGAAGAGCTGCGTCCGACCGTGATCGTTTCCAACTTGGATGGGCAGTCGCTGCCGACTGCCATTGGCGAGCGCTGCATTGATCGGCTGCGGGAGGGCGGTGTGATCGTCATTCCGTTCGAGTGGGAATCACAACGCGGCAAGGAGGGGTTCTGA
- a CDS encoding recombination protein NinG — protein sequence MIAKQPKPKKCKNPACGISFPPQRLGQAVCSPNCGLAIKDVNQAKARRSLAEIGRKEVKARKEKLKSRADHLKDTQQAFNAWVRARDAELPCVSCGRHHQGKYDAGHYRTVGSNPALRFEPKNCHRQCSPCNTRLSGNIVNYRIELVKRIGAEAVEWLEGPHEAKKYTVDELKTMTADYRAKTRGLKRAAA from the coding sequence ATGATCGCCAAGCAACCCAAACCGAAGAAGTGCAAGAACCCGGCATGCGGCATCAGCTTCCCGCCGCAGCGCCTGGGCCAGGCCGTATGCAGCCCGAACTGTGGCCTGGCCATCAAGGACGTGAACCAGGCGAAGGCCCGCAGGTCACTGGCCGAGATCGGCCGCAAAGAGGTCAAGGCCCGCAAGGAGAAGCTGAAGAGCAGGGCGGATCACCTCAAGGATACGCAGCAGGCTTTTAACGCCTGGGTGCGCGCCCGTGACGCTGAACTTCCGTGCGTCAGCTGCGGCCGCCACCACCAGGGTAAGTATGACGCTGGCCACTATCGGACCGTGGGGAGTAATCCGGCCTTGCGCTTCGAGCCGAAGAACTGCCACCGCCAGTGTTCGCCGTGCAACACCCGGCTTTCCGGGAACATCGTGAATTACCGCATTGAGTTGGTGAAGCGCATCGGCGCCGAGGCAGTCGAGTGGCTGGAGGGTCCGCATGAGGCCAAGAAGTACACCGTGGATGAGTTGAAGACGATGACCGCCGACTATCGGGCAAAGACCAGAGGACTCAAGAGGGCTGCAGCATGA
- a CDS encoding zinc finger domain-containing protein: protein MLKELRCGNCKRLLARTGGFTELQIKCSRCGTLNHVKATSLEQSPLSDMSAESSANNQSTQ from the coding sequence ATGTTGAAAGAATTGAGATGCGGTAACTGCAAAAGACTTCTCGCCCGTACGGGTGGGTTTACAGAGCTCCAGATCAAATGTTCCCGATGCGGGACGTTGAATCATGTGAAGGCCACGAGCCTCGAGCAATCGCCTTTGAGCGACATGAGTGCGGAATCCTCCGCGAACAATCAGTCGACTCAATAG
- a CDS encoding putidacin L1 family lectin-like bacteriocin: MSFQFTPFTANGSSVLPPRNLMSAGQFLQSPNKRFRLVYQPDENLALYDGESVVWIADASNAYVTQMIYKWKAVSTPQLFMNYSLVLNDFRRQRIWQTKNSDVPGGDKYFDTLAQRTHLQLQDDGNMVIVELAPLWTTSGLPIVYDQPSYIFPPNTFLEVGKIYSVGSFGVVFQSDGNLAVYGPGNALVWASYTQGKGGTSCLMQGDGNLVIFNASGVALWHTNTGGNPDAVLSLQANGRLTITQARPAWARFGYTPTIRARKVYYPNNADPEQNGTNPYPTYGHIGYEF, from the coding sequence ATGAGTTTTCAGTTTACTCCGTTCACAGCCAATGGCAGCTCCGTGCTACCGCCGCGAAACCTCATGAGCGCTGGCCAGTTTCTGCAGTCTCCTAATAAGCGCTTCCGACTGGTTTATCAGCCGGACGAGAATCTGGCGCTATACGATGGCGAATCAGTCGTATGGATCGCAGACGCAAGTAATGCGTACGTGACCCAGATGATTTACAAGTGGAAGGCCGTTTCGACGCCTCAACTTTTCATGAACTACAGCCTGGTGCTGAACGACTTTAGGCGTCAGCGCATTTGGCAGACAAAAAACAGCGACGTTCCGGGCGGCGATAAGTACTTCGATACCCTTGCACAGCGAACTCATCTTCAGCTGCAGGACGACGGCAATATGGTGATCGTTGAGTTGGCTCCGCTTTGGACCACCTCCGGCCTGCCAATTGTTTACGATCAGCCCTCATACATCTTCCCTCCCAACACTTTCCTTGAGGTCGGCAAAATCTACAGCGTTGGTAGCTTTGGCGTGGTATTCCAAAGTGATGGGAACCTGGCTGTCTACGGCCCAGGCAACGCTCTTGTTTGGGCGAGCTACACCCAGGGTAAGGGCGGTACCAGTTGCTTGATGCAGGGTGACGGCAACTTGGTGATTTTCAACGCCAGCGGTGTTGCTTTGTGGCATACGAATACAGGCGGGAATCCAGATGCGGTTCTGAGCCTTCAGGCAAACGGCCGCCTCACCATCACTCAGGCGCGTCCTGCTTGGGCTCGATTTGGCTACACGCCAACGATCCGCGCTCGCAAAGTGTACTACCCGAACAACGCTGATCCGGAGCAAAACGGCACCAATCCGTACCCGACTTATGGCCATATCGGCTATGAGTTCTAA
- a CDS encoding MFS transporter: protein MEYLQRLLDKIDRFELLIAGLVGAVIASWWHKDDLNDWRAWMIFLITGMACSIYLTSMVSTYLGVTEPKIVAGIGFLLGAFGGSLLAAINRAIKSADLWALIRQRFGGGNP from the coding sequence ATGGAGTATCTACAGCGCCTGCTCGACAAGATCGACAGGTTTGAATTACTGATTGCGGGCCTGGTCGGCGCCGTGATCGCCAGTTGGTGGCACAAGGACGACTTGAACGACTGGCGCGCCTGGATGATCTTCCTCATCACCGGCATGGCCTGCTCGATCTACCTCACGAGCATGGTCAGCACCTACCTGGGCGTGACCGAGCCGAAGATCGTCGCCGGCATCGGCTTCCTGTTGGGTGCATTCGGCGGCTCGCTCCTGGCGGCCATCAATCGAGCCATTAAATCCGCTGACCTCTGGGCGCTCATTCGCCAGCGGTTCGGGGGAGGCAACCCATGA
- a CDS encoding proteasome subunit beta, translated as MTTIAYKDGVIAYDSQVTRGDVITYDDYEKCLERNGVRFFCSGAVSDYQCLVDAYFGAKPESNIDVSAIVLDGEQLMLVAVDDATGLWKSPIMLDRPYAIGSGTPYAFATMDMGATAYQAVEMAAKRDTSTGGTIRTVVVAEILEPGNADVGQAHKF; from the coding sequence ATGACGACCATTGCCTACAAAGACGGCGTGATCGCCTATGACTCCCAGGTAACCCGTGGTGACGTCATCACCTACGACGATTACGAAAAATGCCTTGAGCGCAATGGGGTGAGGTTCTTCTGCTCCGGTGCCGTCTCGGACTATCAGTGCCTGGTTGATGCTTACTTCGGTGCAAAGCCTGAAAGCAACATCGACGTTTCCGCCATCGTGCTGGACGGTGAGCAGTTGATGCTTGTTGCCGTGGATGACGCAACGGGTTTATGGAAATCGCCGATCATGCTGGATCGCCCATACGCCATTGGTAGCGGTACGCCCTACGCGTTCGCCACAATGGACATGGGCGCGACTGCTTATCAGGCGGTAGAGATGGCTGCCAAGCGCGACACCAGCACCGGCGGCACAATCCGCACTGTAGTGGTGGCCGAGATTCTAGAGCCAGGTAACGCGGACGTTGGTCAGGCGCATAAGTTCTAA
- a CDS encoding terminase, giving the protein MKPEHLKLLRDKRWRLNNLYFITDKGGKKVRFRMTDEQIEYFDGMHTRNIILKARQLGFTTECCIIQLDAALFESAKCALIAHTLNDAKRLFREKVKYAYDNLPAEIRAANPASNDAAGELVFSKGGSVYVSTSFRGGTLRYLHVSEFGKICAKFPHKAREIVTGAFEAVATDCFVTIESTAEGRAGYFFDYSQSAERQQLAGVPLGLLDWKFFFFSWWKNKAYWLDPTDVVIPQRLTDYFNELFAKHGIDTNPGQRAWYAAKEKTLGDDMKREYPSLPAEAFQQSIEGAYYAKQFTKLYGAQRIGPLPDNSHLPVHTIWDIGVGDSTAIWFVRIVGEEYHVIDFYENSGEGLRHYMKVLKDRKYTYGDHWGPHDIDNREFGSDGKTRREIAREGYEIDGQKYSLKFNVVPKIGIDEGIEHVREILPNCAFDESKCELGISCLENYRKEWDDKRGCWKDKPLHDWSSHGADAFRYFAVSMGRRKRTGGTRRIGGLA; this is encoded by the coding sequence ATGAAGCCCGAGCACTTGAAGCTGCTCCGGGATAAGCGTTGGAGGCTCAATAATCTCTACTTCATCACGGACAAAGGCGGCAAGAAGGTCCGCTTCCGGATGACGGACGAGCAGATCGAATACTTCGACGGGATGCACACCCGCAACATCATCCTGAAGGCCCGGCAGCTTGGCTTCACGACCGAGTGCTGCATCATCCAACTCGACGCGGCCCTGTTTGAGTCGGCCAAGTGCGCCCTGATCGCTCACACCCTGAACGACGCCAAGCGACTGTTCCGGGAGAAGGTCAAATATGCCTACGACAACCTGCCTGCTGAAATACGCGCTGCCAACCCTGCTTCTAACGATGCTGCTGGTGAGCTTGTGTTCAGCAAGGGCGGATCTGTCTACGTGTCCACGTCCTTCCGGGGCGGGACTCTACGGTATCTGCACGTATCCGAGTTCGGGAAGATCTGCGCCAAGTTTCCCCACAAGGCCAGAGAGATCGTCACCGGCGCCTTCGAGGCTGTCGCCACCGATTGCTTCGTCACGATTGAATCGACGGCGGAGGGCCGGGCAGGCTACTTCTTCGACTACTCGCAGAGCGCGGAACGCCAACAGCTAGCCGGCGTGCCGCTTGGCCTGCTGGACTGGAAGTTTTTCTTCTTCTCCTGGTGGAAGAACAAGGCCTACTGGCTTGACCCGACCGACGTGGTCATCCCGCAGCGCTTGACCGACTACTTCAACGAACTGTTTGCCAAACACGGAATCGACACCAACCCAGGCCAGCGCGCCTGGTACGCCGCCAAAGAGAAGACGCTCGGCGACGACATGAAGCGGGAATACCCGTCACTGCCGGCGGAAGCCTTCCAGCAGTCGATCGAGGGCGCCTACTACGCCAAGCAGTTCACCAAGCTGTATGGCGCACAGAGGATCGGCCCGCTACCGGACAACAGTCATCTGCCGGTGCACACGATATGGGATATCGGCGTCGGCGACTCCACGGCCATCTGGTTCGTTCGGATCGTCGGCGAGGAATACCACGTTATCGACTTCTACGAGAACAGCGGCGAAGGCCTTCGGCACTATATGAAGGTGCTCAAGGATCGCAAGTACACGTACGGCGATCACTGGGGCCCCCACGACATCGACAACCGTGAATTTGGTAGCGACGGCAAGACCCGCCGAGAAATCGCCCGAGAGGGCTATGAGATCGACGGGCAAAAATACAGCCTCAAGTTCAACGTTGTCCCCAAGATTGGTATCGACGAGGGCATCGAGCACGTACGGGAAATCCTCCCGAACTGCGCCTTCGATGAGTCTAAGTGCGAACTGGGCATTTCCTGCCTGGAGAACTACCGCAAGGAGTGGGACGACAAGCGCGGCTGCTGGAAAGACAAACCACTTCACGACTGGTCATCGCACGGCGCGGATGCATTCCGCTACTTCGCCGTCTCGATGGGCCGACGCAAACGCACAGGCGGAACACGCCGAATTGGAGGCTTGGCCTGA
- a CDS encoding DUF4055 domain-containing protein: MPVQSTNPDYDAHIAEWEMMDDALEGECAVKRNERNLPKPSGMVEAEKLDGAGNKYLYENYTNRAQYEHWVRDSLRSMMGLVSRLIPEIELPGGLKGLEDNATADGFGLKQLFFRMVRQAISHGRVPLVVNIDESGEPYFSTYATRNAINWDTADQGGRQDLVLSVFREFRKKGGDRYSHDCDTVFREFFMLNEVCYTAVRNEGGELVEDEKPLGTTGTDNRLVKGLAYLPVIYCGSTDNSPDVDEVPLLTMARAAIKSYQISADYFSSLHQTSHPQPWVSGLDEAVELSVTGPSAAWDLGPNGKADYLEFKGTGIEANRKAMDDQKNAALEAGAKVMDVAGTESGEARKTRQNDQHATLHSIVITVAEAVEQGLRYAAEWKGYDPKQVKFKVNPEFVTPVVDAQVLAELLKSVMAGTISADTYWQYLTTGKLPDRPYDEEADLISDERESAGINLDKDDAIDKPSAGGQPTAGADDPPLGNAGAA, translated from the coding sequence ATGCCAGTGCAATCGACAAACCCCGACTACGACGCGCACATCGCCGAGTGGGAGATGATGGACGACGCGCTCGAGGGTGAGTGCGCCGTGAAGCGCAACGAGCGCAATCTGCCCAAGCCGAGCGGCATGGTCGAGGCGGAAAAGCTCGACGGCGCTGGCAACAAGTATCTCTACGAAAACTACACGAACCGGGCTCAATACGAACACTGGGTGCGTGATTCGCTGCGGTCGATGATGGGCCTGGTCTCACGGTTGATCCCGGAGATCGAGCTGCCTGGCGGCCTGAAGGGGCTGGAAGACAACGCAACGGCAGACGGCTTCGGCCTGAAGCAGCTGTTCTTCCGCATGGTGCGCCAGGCCATTTCCCATGGTCGGGTGCCGCTGGTGGTGAACATCGACGAGAGCGGCGAGCCATACTTCTCGACGTACGCCACACGCAACGCGATCAACTGGGATACTGCTGATCAAGGCGGCCGGCAGGACCTGGTCCTCTCGGTATTCCGCGAGTTTCGCAAGAAGGGCGGTGACCGATACAGCCATGACTGCGACACGGTGTTTCGCGAGTTCTTCATGCTGAACGAGGTCTGCTACACGGCCGTGCGCAATGAGGGCGGTGAGTTGGTCGAGGATGAAAAACCACTGGGCACCACCGGCACGGACAACCGCCTGGTCAAAGGTCTGGCTTACCTGCCGGTGATCTACTGCGGCTCGACCGACAACTCGCCGGACGTCGACGAGGTGCCGCTGCTGACCATGGCGCGGGCTGCGATCAAGTCTTACCAGATCAGCGCTGACTACTTCAGCTCTCTGCACCAGACCAGTCACCCGCAGCCGTGGGTATCCGGCCTGGATGAGGCGGTTGAATTGAGCGTAACCGGTCCATCCGCCGCCTGGGATCTCGGCCCTAATGGCAAGGCTGATTACCTGGAGTTCAAGGGCACCGGCATTGAAGCCAACCGCAAAGCCATGGATGACCAGAAGAACGCCGCGCTTGAGGCTGGTGCCAAGGTTATGGATGTGGCCGGCACTGAGTCGGGCGAGGCCCGAAAGACCCGCCAGAACGACCAGCACGCCACGCTACACAGCATCGTCATCACGGTGGCCGAGGCAGTGGAGCAGGGCTTGCGGTACGCCGCCGAGTGGAAGGGCTACGACCCCAAGCAGGTCAAGTTCAAGGTGAACCCTGAGTTTGTGACCCCGGTGGTCGACGCCCAGGTACTCGCGGAACTGCTCAAGAGCGTGATGGCCGGCACGATCAGCGCCGATACCTACTGGCAGTACCTCACCACCGGCAAGCTGCCGGACCGCCCATATGACGAAGAGGCCGACCTGATCAGCGATGAGCGCGAGTCGGCCGGCATCAACTTGGACAAAGACGATGCCATCGACAAACCTAGTGCAGGCGGACAGCCAACTGCTGGAGCAGACGACCCGCCACTCGGTAATGCTGGAGCGGCTTAA